In Chionomys nivalis chromosome 21, mChiNiv1.1, whole genome shotgun sequence, the genomic window aaaaaagaaggcacagttttttgcttattttttgaaaTCTATGATCCTTCTGTCTTAGCTTCAAGAGTGTTGGGATAGCAGGTGTGGCCACACCTGGCTGAAGATGATACTgcagaagagcaaccagtactctttgACCCTGAGCATCCCTCGGGCCCTCATGGAATCAAGATCTTAAGTTTCTTAGGCTTAGTCTATCACTCATCTTTCTAAACCTACAGCAGGGTCCTGccttttacttatttgtttgttttgagacagggtttcaggctGGTtacaaactcactgtgtagcaaaAGATGATGACTTTGAATCCTGGCCTTCCTGCATCCACCTCGCAAGGGCTAGTATTCTAGGGTCTCATGCATCCCAGCGGATCCTGGAATGTACTGTGTAAgtaagactggccttgaactcatggacttcctgcctccacctcccaagtgctgggattgcacacAAGCCCACCATGTCCGGTTTGAGCATTGCCAGGGCAGTTGGGCACCACCATGCTAAGACAGTAGGCGCACGGAGGTAAAGTACAGCTTAGTCGGTCTGCTTCTCCGTGGGTCCTGTCATCAGGATgaatcaggcttggtggcaagtgttgTTACTCGCTCCATCATCTTGCCAACctcataaaatatcttaaattcaCTCTTactattggttaaaaaaaataaaaacatagccaCATCACCTTATCCGTCATAGCTATAGACTAGAAGCCTCCAAATATCCCAAAGACAGACAAATAAACCAGTAAATCGTGGTTGATTCAGGGATTAGAGAAACAGTCAATTTAAAAaggtaagaaaacaaacaagcaaaaaattatgccaggtggtggtggcacacacctttaatcccagcactcagagggagaggtgggtgggttgctgtgagttctaggccagcctgatctatagagtgagttccaggctagccagggctacacagagaaaccctgtcttgaaaaaccaaaagaaaacaagaagaaaagtaaGCAGTGGAGAGTGGTGATCCATGCGGCAATGCAACCACAGGAAGAGGGGGCtcaggagttccagaccagccagcctGTCTGgactttctcaaaaacaacagcaaggaAGAGTGAGCTGCTAATTATTTACAGAGCCCGTCAGCTCAGCTTCACCTGGGCTAAAGACACAGACACAAGAGCTTGCTGAAATGAGGACGGTTGTCACGTGGTTCCGTGGGGGAGCTAAGCTTCACACTGTGTATTTCGATAATGTAGTCTTGAATAGGCTAGCTGGCTGGGATGACCGTGGGGCCGTGCGATTGTGGCACAACCCTGTGCAggtctttggttttttgttttcttggggtgGAACCCCAAGTATGTGCAGATTACAAAAGGACCAAGAAACACCGCAGCTGAAAAGAAGGGGCAGTAACTGTCAGGCACACAGGTTGTAAGCAGTAGACAGCTCCCATGGAGCACAAGACTCCCATCGGCATGTTCAGCTCGCCCTGGCCACGTCACCGagcatcctctctgcctcctgtgcccCCTGCAATCCAGGCATTTCCTCCTGGGGCAGTGCCCTACCCCAGTGGGCAGAGAATTGGAGGAGGTCCTAGCCCAGGGGCAAGCTCAAGTTGGCTCACACCTGCAACAGGTGCCTCCTCTAACCTCCCTCCTCCCTTAGTCCTCATCACAGGGGGCATCGTGGCCACAGCTGGGCACTTCACACAGTGGTACTTCGGTGCCTACTCTATGTATCCTTTTACTGGGGACCAGGACGGTGTGGTGATGCCGCTGCTTCCTGGGCTAGCGGTTCTACAACTGTTCTGTTTGGCCACAgactcaggaagcagaaccaGCTCTGTCTGCAGTTTTAGAAACCACTTGCCAAAGGGCACAGAATGGGTTCAGGCACACGTGGAGCTGAGTTAtagtctcctgcctcctccttacCTTGTTAGACAATGGACCCTCTGGCCAGAACCTGAGAACAGACGAGGAGGGAGAATGGGGGATGGGCCAGCGACTGTGCCTCCACTTACCTGAAGTGCACGCTAGCTTAGGGCAAACACGGCTTTCCTTAACGCCGCCTCAGCGCCGCAGGTGTGCTCATTTGTCTGCTGGAGTACCCTcgagggaagaggaaaaagggcTCCACCATGGAGCGGTGGTAAGTCATCCCCACCTGAGTGGCCTGGGCCTGGCTTGTCGGGAGCTTCCAGCCCAATGCCTGCCCAGCTACTGGGTCCATGTGACCAGGAGGAAAAGGACCCAGGACCCTGGAAAGGGATGGATAGGGAGGAACAAGGGTCCTGATTTTGACTGGTGCTGACCCCCTGACCTCTGTCCTCCCTCTACGTCTAGTGGACAGAAGTACCTGACAACTGTGGTAAAGCTGTTCGGGCCTCTCACGAGGAATTACTATGTCCGGGCTGTCCTCCACTTCCTGTGAGTCCCCCGCCAATGCCCTGGGTAACAGGAGACTGGAAGGACCCCATGGGTCTGTAGCCTGGATGGGAGATTATGGCTCAGCCATGCCCCTTCCTCATTGATGTTTAACCAGACAGAAAAGTCCAGCTTTTAGAGAGTGCAGAAGGTCCCAAACCTGCATCCATCAGCTGTCGTGCTGTGCATGCCGAACCCAGCAGCTGAGCTTCAGGTGGGCGCTGGGTGGTTTTCTGTGGGTCTGTTACACCTGCCGTTTTTCATGGTCTTTGGTAAGCCTGGACTGGAACACACCCATGACACCACACCCCAGCTTAGGCCTTTTCCCCAACACAGTTGCTGGGCCTTGAATCACTGCAGAGAACATTTTATGCCAAGCTGGACCTGGGCAGAGCTGGCCTCTGCTCGGTCTAGGGTCCTGGGGATGACATCTCCCTCTGAGACCTTTTGGCCAAGAGCTCAAGATGCCCCCCTGACTGttgtctctccccttccttctattaCCCCTCAAGGCTGTCAGTGCCTGCAGGCTTCCTGCTGGCCACTATCTTGGGGACTGTCTGCTTGGTCATTGCCAGTGTGATCTACCTGCTGGTAAGTGGCTGCCCTCCACTTCACCCTCCACTCCCGTCCCCCGCTCCCATGTCCTTGGTGTTCTTGGCCCTCAGGTCAGCTTCCTTGCTCACATCAGCTTCGGTTAATGCACATCCAGTGTATACTGGACACTTCCTGTTGAGGCTGCATTGTAGCTCTGTCCAGCAGGTGGATAAAGACAACTCAGAGAGGCCGTGTGGCCGGCCCAGGTCCTACCTCCCAACCTCAGTATGGGTCCATTGCTCATCAAAGCCTGCCTGAATTTGGGGCTGTGTCAGGTGCACTTCCCAGGGATTCAACACACAGAAGCATTTCTCTAGCTGCCTgttatctatgtatgtatgcatgcatgtatctatcatctatctatctatctatctatctatctatctatctatctatctatcatcatctacctatttaatttgaaagagaggGTTTCATATAgccagctggtctcaaacttgccgCATagttaaagatgaccttgaaacCTAATCCTCTTGCCTATACCTCCTAATGCTGCAGGACAGGTATGTGCTCTTCACCTAACATAGCTTGTGTTCATTAAAAGTCTCTCCCCCCTTTTTGAGATCATATAGATATCTTTCTAATTCTTTTCTGCCAACTTCATTCTTTGTAGAAT contains:
- the LOC130863597 gene encoding cytochrome b-245 light chain isoform X1, with protein sequence MGQIEWAMWANEQALASGLILITGGIVATAGHFTQWYFGAYSIAAGVLICLLEYPRGKRKKGSTMERCGQKYLTTVVKLFGPLTRNYYVRAVLHFLLSVPAGFLLATILGTVCLVIASVIYLLAAIRGEQWTPIEPKPKERPQVGGTIKQPPTNPPPRPPVEVRKKPSVGEEEAGTAGGPQVNPIPVTDEVV